The genomic stretch CACAGTCTGAATGAGTGTTAATAATACTATCTTTGAACAGCAAAACAAACACAATTGAATTCATCAGTTTCACATAAAGTTTCTTCAAAGACGGAAGTATCCGTAAACGAAGAGCAGGATAGAAAGCTTATTTTTTGGGAGACGGTAAATATTGTGTTTAAAACAACAGGTGTGGTTACTTGGTTTTGTATTCTGCTTCTCACAGTTTTGGAGGTTAAGCGTTATTTTAATATTGACTTTATCCCGGGCTATAACAGCGCTGTGGACGATGTTTATAATGCTGTAAGGGCGGCAATCTTCTAGCTAAAACTTTCATTCTACTTACTTGGCACTCATTTTGTATTTTTCATGTAAAATGAAACTACATGAAGTTGCTAACTCTTTTAATTCCTTTTTTCTTTTTACCCTTTAATGTTGCAGATGGCGGTGATGCTACCTTAGCTAGCGAGCAGCCTGCTTTACGCGAGATTTCCAATAATGCTTTTAATAAAGGGGAATATCTAAAATATAGAATCCATTACGGTATCATTGATGCAGGTATCGCTGAACTTAGCGTAAAAGATATCACTAGTAAAAACGGGCGACAGGTTTACCATATGGTAGGTAAGGGTAGAACTACTGGAATGGCGGAATGGTTTTTTAAAACCAGAGACATATATGAAACCTATATTGATGCAAAGGCCATAGTACCATGGGAGTTTGTGAGAGATGTGGATGAAGGAGGATATAAAATTAAGCGTCATGTATTATTCGATCATGATGCCAATACCGCAAAAGATATTCTAGAGAAAAAGCCGAAGGACTATAATGTACCTGAAAATGTGCAGGATATTTTAAGTGCTTTTTATTATGCTCGCTGTGCTGAAACTGAAAATATGAAGCCAGGAGATATGTTGCCCATAGAGATCTTTATGGATCATGAGATTTTTCCTTTTCAACTTAAGTATCTAGGAACCGAAAGGATGAAAACCGAATGGGGTTATATTGATTGTAAGAAATTAATTCCTGTAGTGCAAGAAGGGCGTGTGTTTAGAGAAGAAGAAGGTCTCACTCTATGGGTAACCAATGATGCTAACAAGATTCCAATCCGGCTTGAGGCAAAGCTTGCTGTGGGTAGTATAAAGATGGATTTGATGGACTTTAGGAATATCCGAAATCCATTGCAGTTCAAAAAATAAGATTCTTTAATTTGCCGCCCCTTAAAAGCACACGTTATGGATATTAATGAAGAAATCAATCAGCGCATAGATTTACTTGCGAAAAAGTATCATGCCAGCGGGCAGGAATTAGTAGCCTACCTGGATGGCTTGCTGTACGCTGATTACAACACATATTGGGACTATATTCACCTCGATACACTTCTTAGTCTTCAAACTCCTAAAACGCAGTTTCCGGATGAGGAGATTTTCATCATGTATCATCAAATCACCGAGCTATATTTTAAGCTTTCTCTTCATGAAATGAGGCAGCTTTCTGAAAAGGAAGATTTGACAGTTGATTTTTTTGAAGCCAGGCTAAAGCGCATCAATAGATACTTTAGCGCACTCACCCATTCTTTTGGAGTGATGGAGAAAGGGATGGATCGTGAGGACTTCTTGAAGTTTAGAATGTCACTCATTCCAGCAAGTGGATTTCAATCAGCACAATATCGCAAGATTGAAATATGTGCTACTGATATGATTAATCTGGTAAATAAGGATTTGCGGGAGGAAATGCGGGTGAACGATGCTGGCATTGAGGAGATGTACGATAAAATTTACTGGAAATGGGGCGCGACAATTGATAAGACTGGCGAAAAAACTCTTACCCTGAGACAGTTTGAAAGGAAGTATACGGAGGAGCTTATTCGTTTAGCAAACAATGCTAAAGGAGTAAATCTCTGGCAGCTTTATAAGCGATTTAAAGAAGAGGGAAAAAACCATGAAGGAATAGAGGAGCAACTAAAAGCCCTTGACCTTAATGTAAATGTAAATTGGCCTTTACAACATTACCGAACCTCTGTGGCTTATCTGGCCCAGCGTCCGCATGATGTAAGTAGCACCGGGGGAACCAACTGGCAAAAGTATTTGCCACCACGTTT from Owenweeksia hongkongensis DSM 17368 encodes the following:
- a CDS encoding DUF3108 domain-containing protein; this encodes MKLLTLLIPFFFLPFNVADGGDATLASEQPALREISNNAFNKGEYLKYRIHYGIIDAGIAELSVKDITSKNGRQVYHMVGKGRTTGMAEWFFKTRDIYETYIDAKAIVPWEFVRDVDEGGYKIKRHVLFDHDANTAKDILEKKPKDYNVPENVQDILSAFYYARCAETENMKPGDMLPIEIFMDHEIFPFQLKYLGTERMKTEWGYIDCKKLIPVVQEGRVFREEEGLTLWVTNDANKIPIRLEAKLAVGSIKMDLMDFRNIRNPLQFKK
- a CDS encoding tryptophan 2,3-dioxygenase family protein; this encodes MDINEEINQRIDLLAKKYHASGQELVAYLDGLLYADYNTYWDYIHLDTLLSLQTPKTQFPDEEIFIMYHQITELYFKLSLHEMRQLSEKEDLTVDFFEARLKRINRYFSALTHSFGVMEKGMDREDFLKFRMSLIPASGFQSAQYRKIEICATDMINLVNKDLREEMRVNDAGIEEMYDKIYWKWGATIDKTGEKTLTLRQFERKYTEELIRLANNAKGVNLWQLYKRFKEEGKNHEGIEEQLKALDLNVNVNWPLQHYRTSVAYLAQRPHDVSSTGGTNWQKYLPPRFQKRIFYPELWTGKEKEEWGKKWVTDVLSEYGPKANK